In a single window of the Elaeis guineensis isolate ETL-2024a chromosome 8, EG11, whole genome shotgun sequence genome:
- the LOC105050307 gene encoding xyloglucan O-acetyltransferase 2 isoform X1 — protein sequence MGTTNHHHHHHHHQPTTFPIKKLITGALYTLLPLALLHVYLFPISLKQPKLITSTQSQKTSSPSIPSSLAAGEGVEHRHSPRSPRCDYSDGRWVPDSRGPRYNGTSCSTIKDGQNCMAHGRPDTGYLYWRWQPNHCQLPAFDPVSFLHLIQNKHLAFVGDSMARNQLESLLCLLSAASPPELVYRDGQENKFRRWVFHGYNATVSIFWCPFLVKGIEKSAAPGLNHNKLYLDSADDRWASELDRMDMVVFSVGHWFLHPAIYYENELVLGCHHCPELNHTEIGFFDVFRKAFKTTLKVVSSQDWSSPASSEKLVVVTTFSPAHFEGEWDKFGACPKKKPYKEGEKGMEYMDAEMRKIEVEEVEAAASKGAAKSGGRLRIEALDVTKLALLRPDGHPGPYMYPNPFADGIKEKVQNDCVHWCLPGPIDTWNEILLEMIKRWK from the exons ATGGGGACTActaaccaccaccaccaccaccaccaccaccaaccCACCACTTTTCCCATCAAGAAGCTCATAACTGGAGCTCTCTATACCCTCCTTCCCTTGGCCCTCCTCCATGTATATCTCTTCCCCATCTCCTTGAAACAACCCAAACTCATCACCAGTACTCAATCCCAAAAAACCTCCTCCCCCTCCATACCTTCCTCTCTAG CAGCTGGGGAAGGAGTTGAACACAGGCATAGCCCGAGAAGTCCCCGGTGCGACTATTCCGATGGCCGGTGGGTACCGGACTCACGCGGGCCTCGATACAATGGCACCAGCTGCAGCACCATCAAAGATGGCCAGAACTGCATGGCCCACGGCCGGCCCGACACCGGCTATCTCTACTGGCGGTGGCAGCCTAACCACTGCCAGCTCCCGGCCTTCGATCCCGTGTCATTCCTCCACTTGATCCAAAACAAGCACTTGGCCTTCGTCGGCGACTCCATGGCCCGGAATCAGTTAGAGTCCCTCCTCTGCCTCCTCTCCGCCGCATCGCCGCCCGAGCTGGTCTACCGAGACGGGCAGGAAAACAAATTCCGGCGGTGGGTCTTCCATGGCTACAATGCCACCGTCTCGATCTTTTGGTGCCCGTTCCTCGTTAAGGGGATAGAGAAGTCGGCGGCTCCCGGCTTAAATCACAACAAGCTGTATCTAGACTCGGCGGACGACCGGTGGGCGTCGGAATTGGATCGAATGGATATGGTGGTCTTCTCGGTTGGGCACTGGTTCCTCCACCCGGCTATCTACTACGAGAATGAGTTAGTCCTTGGCTGCCACCATTGCCCTGAGTTGAATCACACCGAGATCGGTTTCTTCGATGTCTTTCGCAAGGCATTCAAGACTACACTCAAGGTGGTGAGTAGTCAAGATTGGTCATCACCGGCTTCCTCCGAGAAGCTCGTGGTGGTGACCACCTTCTCGCCGGCGCACTTCGAAGGGGAGTGGGACAAATTTGGTGCTTGTCCGAAGAAAAAGCCTTACAAAGAAGGGGAGAAGGGGATGGAATACATGGACGCTGAGATGAGGAAGATAGAGGTGGAGGAGGTGGAGGCGGCGGCCTCGAAGGGGGCGGCGAAGAGCGGAGGGAGGTTGAGGATCGAAGCACTGGACGTGACCAAACTGGCGCTGCTGAGGCCGGACGGCCACCCGGGGCCTTACATGTATCCGAATCCGTTTGCTGATGGAATAAAAGAGAAGGTCCAGAACGACTGCGTGCATTGGTGCTTGCCGGGGCCAATCGATACTTGGAATGAGATATTGTTAGAGATGATAAAGAGATGGAAATAA
- the LOC105050307 gene encoding xyloglucan O-acetyltransferase 2 isoform X2: MGTTNHHHHHHHHQPTTFPIKKLITGALYTLLPLALLHVYLFPISLKQPKLITSTQSQKTSSPSIPSSLAGEGVEHRHSPRSPRCDYSDGRWVPDSRGPRYNGTSCSTIKDGQNCMAHGRPDTGYLYWRWQPNHCQLPAFDPVSFLHLIQNKHLAFVGDSMARNQLESLLCLLSAASPPELVYRDGQENKFRRWVFHGYNATVSIFWCPFLVKGIEKSAAPGLNHNKLYLDSADDRWASELDRMDMVVFSVGHWFLHPAIYYENELVLGCHHCPELNHTEIGFFDVFRKAFKTTLKVVSSQDWSSPASSEKLVVVTTFSPAHFEGEWDKFGACPKKKPYKEGEKGMEYMDAEMRKIEVEEVEAAASKGAAKSGGRLRIEALDVTKLALLRPDGHPGPYMYPNPFADGIKEKVQNDCVHWCLPGPIDTWNEILLEMIKRWK, from the exons ATGGGGACTActaaccaccaccaccaccaccaccaccaccaaccCACCACTTTTCCCATCAAGAAGCTCATAACTGGAGCTCTCTATACCCTCCTTCCCTTGGCCCTCCTCCATGTATATCTCTTCCCCATCTCCTTGAAACAACCCAAACTCATCACCAGTACTCAATCCCAAAAAACCTCCTCCCCCTCCATACCTTCCTCTCTAG CTGGGGAAGGAGTTGAACACAGGCATAGCCCGAGAAGTCCCCGGTGCGACTATTCCGATGGCCGGTGGGTACCGGACTCACGCGGGCCTCGATACAATGGCACCAGCTGCAGCACCATCAAAGATGGCCAGAACTGCATGGCCCACGGCCGGCCCGACACCGGCTATCTCTACTGGCGGTGGCAGCCTAACCACTGCCAGCTCCCGGCCTTCGATCCCGTGTCATTCCTCCACTTGATCCAAAACAAGCACTTGGCCTTCGTCGGCGACTCCATGGCCCGGAATCAGTTAGAGTCCCTCCTCTGCCTCCTCTCCGCCGCATCGCCGCCCGAGCTGGTCTACCGAGACGGGCAGGAAAACAAATTCCGGCGGTGGGTCTTCCATGGCTACAATGCCACCGTCTCGATCTTTTGGTGCCCGTTCCTCGTTAAGGGGATAGAGAAGTCGGCGGCTCCCGGCTTAAATCACAACAAGCTGTATCTAGACTCGGCGGACGACCGGTGGGCGTCGGAATTGGATCGAATGGATATGGTGGTCTTCTCGGTTGGGCACTGGTTCCTCCACCCGGCTATCTACTACGAGAATGAGTTAGTCCTTGGCTGCCACCATTGCCCTGAGTTGAATCACACCGAGATCGGTTTCTTCGATGTCTTTCGCAAGGCATTCAAGACTACACTCAAGGTGGTGAGTAGTCAAGATTGGTCATCACCGGCTTCCTCCGAGAAGCTCGTGGTGGTGACCACCTTCTCGCCGGCGCACTTCGAAGGGGAGTGGGACAAATTTGGTGCTTGTCCGAAGAAAAAGCCTTACAAAGAAGGGGAGAAGGGGATGGAATACATGGACGCTGAGATGAGGAAGATAGAGGTGGAGGAGGTGGAGGCGGCGGCCTCGAAGGGGGCGGCGAAGAGCGGAGGGAGGTTGAGGATCGAAGCACTGGACGTGACCAAACTGGCGCTGCTGAGGCCGGACGGCCACCCGGGGCCTTACATGTATCCGAATCCGTTTGCTGATGGAATAAAAGAGAAGGTCCAGAACGACTGCGTGCATTGGTGCTTGCCGGGGCCAATCGATACTTGGAATGAGATATTGTTAGAGATGATAAAGAGATGGAAATAA